In Bacillus sp. NP247, one DNA window encodes the following:
- the queA gene encoding tRNA preQ1(34) S-adenosylmethionine ribosyltransferase-isomerase QueA: MDINLFDFHLPEELIAQVPLEERETSRLMVLDRETGDIEHKHFTDILSYLHEGDCLVLNETKVMPARLHGVKEDTGAHIEVLLLKQEEDDKWETLVKPAKRVKEGTVISFGEGKLKATCTGTADQGGRQLEFSYDGIFYEILDELGEMPLPPYIKETLEDRDRYQTVYAKEIGSAAAPTAGLHFTEELLEKLKQKGVGLAFITLHVGLGTFRPVSADTIEEHHMHAEYYHMSEETAALLNRVKENGGRIITVGTTSTRTLETIATDHEGKLCAASGWTDIFMYPGYEFKAIDGLITNFHLPKSTLIMLVSAFSNRDNVLHAYNEAVKEKYRFFSFGDAMFVASHAKMRNK, from the coding sequence ATGGATATTAATCTGTTTGATTTTCATTTACCAGAAGAACTTATTGCACAAGTCCCGCTAGAGGAGCGTGAAACATCAAGATTAATGGTGTTAGACCGTGAAACTGGCGATATTGAGCATAAACATTTTACGGACATTCTTTCTTACTTACATGAGGGGGATTGCTTAGTTTTAAATGAAACGAAAGTTATGCCTGCTCGCTTGCACGGTGTGAAAGAAGATACAGGCGCGCACATTGAAGTGCTTCTTTTGAAACAAGAGGAAGACGATAAGTGGGAAACGCTTGTTAAGCCAGCGAAACGTGTAAAAGAAGGGACTGTAATTTCTTTTGGCGAAGGGAAATTAAAAGCAACTTGCACAGGAACTGCAGATCAAGGTGGACGTCAGCTTGAATTTTCATATGACGGCATCTTCTATGAAATTTTAGATGAACTTGGGGAAATGCCACTTCCTCCATATATTAAAGAGACACTGGAAGATCGCGATCGCTATCAAACAGTATATGCGAAAGAAATCGGTTCAGCAGCAGCGCCGACGGCTGGACTTCACTTTACAGAAGAGTTACTCGAGAAATTGAAGCAAAAAGGCGTCGGGTTAGCGTTCATTACACTTCATGTAGGGCTTGGAACATTTAGACCAGTTTCTGCTGATACGATTGAAGAACACCATATGCACGCAGAATATTACCATATGTCTGAAGAGACAGCGGCATTATTAAATCGTGTGAAAGAGAATGGTGGACGTATTATTACGGTAGGTACGACATCAACTCGTACGTTAGAAACAATTGCGACAGATCATGAAGGCAAGCTTTGTGCTGCTTCTGGCTGGACAGATATTTTTATGTACCCAGGTTATGAATTTAAAGCAATTGATGGTTTAATTACAAACTTCCATTTGCCGAAATCAACATTAATTATGCTTGTAAGTGCATTTTCAAATAGAGATAATGTACTTCATGCTTATAATGAAGCAGTAAAAGAAAAATATCGTTTCTTTAGCTTTGGTGATGCGATGTTCGTTGCATCTCACGCCAAAATGAGAAACAAATAA
- a CDS encoding DUF2905 domain-containing protein yields the protein MTEMPKLLITAGILLIVVGLAWKFIGRLPGDIFVKKGNVTFYFPIIACIVLSIALSFIMYIINRFK from the coding sequence ATGACGGAGATGCCCAAATTGCTTATAACAGCAGGTATCTTACTCATTGTTGTTGGCTTAGCTTGGAAGTTCATTGGAAGGCTTCCAGGCGATATTTTTGTGAAAAAAGGTAACGTTACCTTTTATTTTCCTATCATTGCATGTATTGTGTTAAGTATTGCATTATCTTTTATTATGTATATAATAAATCGATTCAAATAA